Proteins from one Candidatus Zixiibacteriota bacterium genomic window:
- a CDS encoding transposase, producing the protein MIVCIGVGVQVAGGTIGVEIAASSHPDVERLHREVRRRVRVVSIFPNPASCLRLVSAVLNEISDEWLTGRTYLTFQGSD; encoded by the coding sequence ATGATCGTCTGTATTGGGGTTGGGGTCCAGGTGGCGGGGGGAACAATCGGTGTTGAGATCGCAGCCTCCTCCCACCCAGACGTGGAACGACTACACCGTGAAGTTCGCCGCCGGGTACGTGTGGTGAGTATCTTCCCCAACCCAGCTTCTTGCCTGCGTCTGGTTTCCGCTGTGCTCAACGAGATTAGCGACGAATGGTTGACCGGTAGAACGTATTTGACTTTTCAAGGTTCAGACTAG